One genomic window of Candidatus Pseudobacter hemicellulosilyticus includes the following:
- a CDS encoding putative Ig domain-containing protein yields the protein MKERTLLFFALVLVTANVFAQNPIVFKNAKMKTGDNPEWKDRHFNDKDWTSILLGRDWDSQGFAQYNGFGFYRMHFSLPSAMLQQSYWKDSLLFYMGKIDDADEVYLNGKLIGKTGSFPADQGGYATAYSVERIYKVAANDPALLWDADNVIAVKVYDGDGNGGMYEGSPYIRMKDLTDVLAIATDFKKNKGANTCTITIANSHNAALTGSLEMAIVDKESDKVTQTFRQNVKLATAKPFYKELPYSTGVRNSVKIVFTEARTGVTISNEIVLPYILTPKASDLPQINGAKVFGVRPGSPVLFKIPASGQKPIRYSVENLPAGLQVDAGTGVITGVLHTPGEYTMTFIAENAKGKGSRTFTLKVGNLLALTPPMGWNSWNCWGLSVSDEKVRSSAQALIDKGLMDYGWMYINVDDAWENSQREADGSLRANSKFPDMKGLGDWLHSHGLKFGIYSSPGPLTCGKYLGSYQHEKQDADLYASWGVDYLKYDWCDYFEVYYKEGDQSLSAHMKPYQVMEKALVQQKRDIVYSLCQYGMRDVWQWGAAVNGSLWRTTGDIVDTWASLKEIGFDRQAELYPFAKPGRWNDPDMLIVGKVGWSNSLRQTRLTYDEQYTHISLWSLLSAPLLIGCDMSQLDDYTLNLLTNAEVIAVNQDPLGRQARRVVDKDDQQVWVKQLEDGSYAVGIFNLSKEDRTQTIEWAALELPGKVSLRDLWRQKDLGISDGRYEVKVPSHGVVLLKVK from the coding sequence ATGAAAGAAAGAACCCTGCTGTTTTTTGCCCTCGTTTTAGTGACCGCAAATGTTTTTGCACAGAACCCTATTGTATTCAAAAATGCAAAAATGAAAACCGGCGACAACCCGGAATGGAAAGACCGCCATTTTAATGATAAGGACTGGACCAGCATTCTGCTGGGCCGGGATTGGGATAGCCAGGGCTTTGCGCAGTACAATGGTTTTGGTTTTTACAGGATGCATTTTTCGCTTCCTTCAGCCATGCTTCAGCAGTCATACTGGAAGGATTCCCTCCTGTTCTATATGGGTAAGATAGATGATGCGGATGAAGTGTACCTGAATGGCAAACTCATTGGGAAGACCGGCAGTTTCCCCGCTGACCAGGGCGGTTATGCCACCGCTTATTCCGTTGAAAGGATCTATAAAGTGGCTGCCAATGATCCTGCGCTGTTATGGGATGCGGACAATGTCATTGCCGTGAAGGTCTATGATGGAGATGGGAATGGCGGTATGTATGAAGGATCTCCCTATATAAGAATGAAGGACCTTACCGATGTACTGGCTATTGCTACTGATTTTAAAAAAAATAAAGGAGCAAATACCTGTACCATTACTATTGCCAATTCCCACAATGCCGCATTGACGGGCAGCCTGGAGATGGCCATCGTTGACAAGGAATCGGATAAAGTGACGCAGACCTTCAGACAAAATGTAAAACTGGCTACGGCAAAACCTTTCTATAAAGAACTGCCTTATTCCACAGGTGTACGGAATAGCGTGAAAATTGTTTTCACCGAAGCCAGGACCGGCGTAACTATCAGCAACGAGATTGTCCTTCCTTATATTCTTACGCCTAAAGCTTCGGACCTGCCGCAGATCAATGGCGCCAAAGTTTTTGGGGTAAGGCCAGGTTCGCCGGTGCTGTTCAAGATCCCGGCAAGCGGACAAAAGCCTATCAGGTACAGCGTTGAAAACCTGCCTGCCGGTTTGCAGGTAGATGCGGGTACCGGCGTCATTACCGGTGTGCTGCATACCCCCGGTGAGTATACGATGACCTTTATTGCTGAGAATGCAAAAGGAAAGGGCAGTCGCACCTTCACCCTGAAAGTGGGGAACCTGCTGGCGCTGACGCCACCCATGGGCTGGAATAGCTGGAACTGCTGGGGTTTGAGCGTATCCGATGAAAAAGTAAGGAGTTCTGCACAGGCGCTGATCGATAAAGGACTGATGGATTACGGATGGATGTACATCAATGTGGATGATGCCTGGGAGAACAGCCAGCGGGAAGCAGATGGCAGCCTTCGCGCCAACAGCAAATTCCCTGATATGAAAGGGTTGGGCGACTGGCTCCATAGTCATGGGTTGAAATTCGGTATCTATTCCTCTCCCGGACCGCTTACCTGTGGCAAATACCTGGGATCTTACCAGCATGAAAAACAGGATGCTGATCTGTATGCTTCCTGGGGCGTTGATTACCTCAAATACGACTGGTGCGATTATTTCGAAGTATATTATAAGGAGGGCGACCAGTCCCTGTCGGCCCATATGAAACCTTACCAGGTAATGGAAAAAGCCCTGGTACAGCAGAAAAGGGATATCGTATACAGCCTTTGTCAGTATGGTATGCGGGATGTGTGGCAGTGGGGAGCTGCTGTGAACGGCAGCCTCTGGCGTACTACCGGTGATATTGTAGATACCTGGGCATCCCTGAAAGAGATTGGTTTTGACCGGCAGGCCGAACTTTATCCTTTTGCCAAACCCGGCAGGTGGAATGATCCTGACATGCTGATCGTTGGGAAAGTAGGCTGGAGTAACAGCCTGCGCCAGACGCGGCTTACCTATGATGAACAGTACACCCATATCAGTCTGTGGAGTTTGTTATCGGCTCCCTTACTGATAGGCTGTGACATGAGCCAGCTGGATGATTATACCCTGAACCTGCTGACGAACGCCGAAGTAATTGCTGTAAACCAGGATCCCCTGGGCAGGCAGGCCAGAAGGGTGGTAGATAAGGACGATCAGCAGGTATGGGTCAAGCAACTGGAGGATGGTAGTTATGCCGTGGGTATTTTCAATCTAAGCAAAGAAGACAGGACGCAGACGATAGAATGGGCTGCATTGGAGCTGCCGGGAAAAGTATCCCTGCGGGACCTGTGGCGGCAGAAAGACCTGGGTATTTCCGATGGCCGGTATGAAGTAAAAGTGCCCTCGCATGGGGTGGTGCTGTTGAAAGTAAAATAA
- a CDS encoding discoidin domain-containing protein, with translation MFANKLSIVCSLLLLTGLSGCEKEYDLPSQPIDSYTKIYMPQAVTNPAVYELSIADTAQYLTYSASFGGQDYPGSDIPVTFVVSNELIDSFNLANGTSYAALPEKSYVFSTASAIIPAGKLSTGPLSIGVTTDGNMDMLTDYLLPISIGKAGEKVNDKLRTTFFKVRAQPDLNNYPPYDRSGWSIVDFSSQEANGEGANNGRAVFVLDDNTATFWHTQWQGASPAPPHHITVDMGEVKTVHGLYFTARQSADNGKPRDVQIQLSTDNSTWITAREFTLANTKELQYQFLKSFTEARYVKMIVLNTYSSTVTHLADLKVF, from the coding sequence ATGTTTGCCAATAAGCTATCAATAGTTTGTTCACTCCTGCTGCTGACGGGCCTGTCTGGCTGTGAAAAGGAGTACGACCTGCCCAGCCAGCCCATTGATTCCTATACAAAGATCTACATGCCGCAGGCAGTGACAAATCCTGCGGTGTATGAACTGTCCATTGCAGACACTGCACAGTACCTGACCTATTCTGCCAGCTTTGGCGGCCAGGACTATCCCGGCAGTGACATCCCGGTTACGTTTGTGGTCAGCAATGAACTGATTGACAGTTTCAACCTGGCCAATGGTACCAGCTACGCTGCTTTGCCTGAAAAAAGCTATGTATTCAGTACTGCCAGCGCCATCATTCCGGCGGGTAAATTATCTACCGGCCCCCTGTCCATAGGAGTTACTACCGATGGCAACATGGATATGCTTACTGACTACCTGCTGCCCATAAGCATCGGCAAGGCCGGTGAAAAGGTGAACGATAAACTGCGCACCACTTTTTTCAAAGTAAGGGCGCAGCCGGACCTGAACAATTATCCACCCTATGACCGCAGTGGCTGGAGCATCGTGGACTTTTCATCACAGGAAGCCAACGGAGAAGGCGCTAACAATGGGCGTGCTGTGTTTGTGCTGGATGATAATACTGCCACTTTCTGGCATACGCAGTGGCAGGGTGCTTCGCCCGCACCTCCGCATCATATTACCGTTGATATGGGAGAGGTGAAAACTGTGCATGGACTTTACTTTACGGCCCGTCAGAGCGCGGACAATGGTAAGCCCAGGGATGTGCAGATACAGCTGAGTACTGATAATAGTACCTGGATAACTGCCCGGGAATTTACCCTGGCCAATACCAAAGAACTGCAATACCAGTTCCTGAAGTCATTTACAGAAGCCCGCTATGTTAAAATGATTGTATTGAATACCTACAGCTCAACGGTTACGCACCTGGCTGATCTGAAGGTCTTCTGA